A genomic segment from Canis aureus isolate CA01 chromosome 4, VMU_Caureus_v.1.0, whole genome shotgun sequence encodes:
- the TMEM267 gene encoding transmembrane protein 267, whose product MASEAEKTHALLQSCSTESLISSLGLGIFCLVADRLLQFSIIQQNDWLRALSDNAVHCVIGMWLWAIVIGVKKTTDFGEIILAGFLASVIDVDHFFLAGSLSLKAALTLPRRPFLHCSTVIPVVALTLKFTMHLFKLKDSWCFLPWMLFISWTSHHIRDGVRHGLWICPFGKTSPLPFWLYVIITSSLPHICSFIMYLTGTRQMMSSKHGIHIDV is encoded by the exons ATGGCATCTGAGGCTGAGAAGACCCATGCTTTACTCCAGTCTTGTAGCACTGAGTCTCTTATTTCTAGCCTTGGTCTGGGGATATTTTGCCTGGTAGCCGACAGACTTCttcagttttcaataattcagcAAAATGACTGGCTTCGAGCTCTCTCAGATAACGCAGTACATTGCGTGATTGGCATGTGGTTGTGGGCGATTGTCATTGGAGTCAAGAAGACAACTGACTTTGGAGAAATCATTTTAGCTGGATTTTTAGCCTCTGTTATTGATGTAGACCACTTTTTTCTAGCTGGATCTTTATCTTTAAAG GCTGCTTTGACTCTTCCACGAAGACCTTTTCTTCACTGCTCTACTGTGATACCAGTTGTGGCCCTGACCCTGAAGTTTACTATGCACCTTTTCAAGCTCAAAGACTCATGGTGCTTTCTTCCCTGGATGCTGTTTATATCCTGGACCTCACATCATATCCGAGATGGAGTTCGTCATGGCTTGTGGATATGCCCATTTGGAAAAACTTCTCCACTGCCATTCTGGCTTTATGTCATAATCACCTCCTCTTTACCTCACATCTGTTCATTCATTATGTATTTAACAGGGACCAGACAAATGATGTCTTCAAAACATGGAATTCATATTGATGTATGA